Below is a window of Flavobacterium sp. CFS9 DNA.
CCATTAAAGATTTAATAAAAAATTATGATATAAATCCTCTGGATATTGATTGTCTTATCCTCGCAACATCAACACCCGATCATATTCTTACTCCCGCTGCCAGTTTGGTATGCGAAAAAGCAGGGCTAAAAAGTGCCTGGGGATTTGACCTTAACGCTGCCTGCAGCGGCTTTTTATATGCACTTTCAGTAGGTGCAAGTTTTGTTGAAAGCGGCAGATACAAAAATGTTATCGTAGTGGGTGCCGATAAAATGAGTTCGATCGTTAATTATGAAGACCGAAACAGCTGTATTTTATTTGGTGATGGTGCAGGTGCTGTACTTTTACAACCTACTACAGATGGTCGTGGTATTCATCAAAACATTTTCAGAACAGACGGAACAGGTGCTGAATTCCTTTCTGTACGTGCCGGAGGTTCTCTTTTGACCACAACTGAAGAAACCATTCAAAACAAACAGCACTTTGTACATCAGGAAGGAAGAACCGTTTTTAAACACGCTGTGAGAAACATGAGCGGTACTTCAAAAGAACTAATGGAAAAAGCTTCATTGACTCCTGAAATGGTGGACTGGGTAATCCCTCATCAGGCTAACTTAAGAATCATTCAGGCGGTAAGTGAGGAAATTGGAATTGACATTGAAAAGTTTAAAGTAAACATTCAAAGATACGGTAACACTACAGCGGCAACCATCCCGTTATGTCTTTGGGATTTCAAAAACGATTTCAAAAAAGGAGATAATCTTGTTATTACAGCTTTTGGAGCAGGGTTCTCCTGGGGCAGTATGTACATCAAATGGTAAATAGTATATAAAAAAATTACGCTATATCCTTATGCTGAGGTAATTCATCATAAATTCAATACCGATTTTAAACAAAAACAATCAGTACATTTTGTCCTGATTGTTTTTTTATGTTTTTAACTCAGATTAAATATATTTACAATCCGCCGATCTGTCCCGCTATCATTTTACCCTTAAAAAATACGCCTTCTCTTTTTGGCAGACGGGCTACTGCTTCGGCAGAACAACTTGCTTTTACCAAAATAAAGTGTGCATCATCTCCTGTCGCCGGCCAGACTCTTGCGCCCGCATCGTTAAGCGGTAATATTTCATTTGTTGTCGCGATGTGCAAAGCGCGGCTCAGGCTGTATTCATCTGTCCAGCCATATAATTGTGCACATAATTTTGCTTTTTCCAGCATATCACAGGTTCCAAAAGGCATCCAATGGTCTACAATACTATCGGTACCGGTCATCAGTTTTACACCGTATTTCTTCAAAGTAGGAATAGGCATGATGGTTTTTCCCATTGGTACTGTAGAAATTACTCCGATACCCAGTGCTCCCGTTTTTTCGGCTATTCCCTCTAAATCTTTTGGATCCATTCTGGCCAGTGCAAAACCATGGCTGATATAGGTTTTTCCTTGTAATTGTTTATTCTCTTCGGTTTTTTTAATGATGTACTCGATGGCCGACTTTCCTGAAGGTGGCGATTCGTGCAAATGAATATCGATTCCTTTATTGTGGTCTATTGCAATCTGAAACATGGTATCGAGCGATTTTTCCATATTTCCGTCAACTGTGGTAGGATCAAGTCCCCCAATAAAATCTACGCCCATTTTTGCAGCTTCTCTCAGTAAAGGTTCTGATTGCGAATATAAAATTCCATGTTGCGGAAAAGCTACAATCTCCCATCCAAAACTGTCTTTATTATTATCCAAAGCCTTCAACAAATGCTCCAGACTTTTTAATCCGCTCACAGGATCAATATTACACTGGCAACGGGCGAAATAACTCCCTTGGCTTTTCATCAACTGAATGGCCTGCTCTGCTTTGTACTGAGAATCTACAAGCAAATCCGGAATAATCTTCTGTTCCAGCGTAATCATATCTTTTACCGTAAATCCTTTTCGAGGTGCAGCATTCCATTTTCCGCCGTAAAAAGTTTTATCAATATGGATGTGCATGTCACGCAATCCCGGAAGCATCAAAAGACCTTTGGCATCTACTTTTTTTAGTTTCCCATCAGGTTTAGCCGTCGTAATGTTTTTTATTTTTCCATCACCAATATGTATATTATACAAACTTGTTTTGGTCGCAATTACTTCTTTTTTTTCATTGTACTCAAAGCCGTCTTCCAGTCTTACATTGGTTAAAATATATTCTTTAGAAGTCACTGTACTATTTTCAGGCTCTTCGAGAGAATGTGCCATTGCTGTATTGCTTATTCCGGAAAACAATGCGGCTCCTGTTGCTGCCGCTCCCATTCTTAAAAATTGCTTTCGGTTGATTTTGTTGTCGCTCATCGGTTATTAATATGTAATATTTCTAAGAAACTGATTCTCAAGAAATAATGGTGAACTGCAAAATTCACTTAATTTTTTAAAACCGGAACAGGAAGATTAATGATAAGAATGGTACAAATTATAATTTTCCTTAAAATCTGTTGGTGTTTTTCCGATATATTTTTTAAACACTTTGGCAAAGTAGCCATTATCGCTAAATCCTAACTGATAAGCAATCTCTTTTACAGATAAGTCCGTGCTGATCAGTAATCGTTTGGCTTCCAGAATGGTCCTTTCTTTAATAACATCTCCGGCAGACTTGTTCAAGAATTTTTGAGAAAGAATATTCAAATAATTGGACGTCACATTCAATTCTCCGGCATAAAAATTCACCGAAAACTCTGTGGTAAAATGATCTTCAATCAGTGCTTTGAATTTTTTTATAATTTTTTCTGATTTCGCAGCAACATCATGATCGGGAAAATGAACTACATATTCTTTCTGCAATAATTTAAACAGCAAGTGTAATCTTAATAACACTATTTCTTTGTTCAATAGATCGTCTTTAAGCAAATCTGATTCTATTTCCTCCAACTGATTTTTAACTTTCTGAAAGTCCTTCTTATTTAAGGAAAGACAAAATGGTGAACTCTGTCCGAAAAAAGGCAGCTGCGACAAATTGGAAAAAACGGTCATTATTTCGGGCGAAATCATCAACTGAAAGCCATTGGTATTGACATCAAGCGACCAATTGTGTACCTGTCCCGATCCCACAAAATGAATCTGATAATCGGATACTTTGGTTTGTTTAAAATCGACACTGTGAAATCCGGAGCCGTTCTCTACGAAAAAAACAAGATAGAAATCGTGTTTATGAGGCTGTTCAAATTCGTTACGCCCTTTTACACTGTGTCGAAACAGGGTGATGCCAAACGTTTGCTCGCCAAGTATATTTAAAACAGACAAAGTGGGGATGGCAGTTTTGCTCAAGGGAATCGATAGTGTTGATTTGCTATTTTCAAAATTATATAATTAATCGATAAGTAAACTATTGTGCTAAATTATTTGTTGCTCATTCTTTTCTGTGATAGTTCTTTTTACCACATAGGAAAATACATTCTCTAACTCAAGGTAAGTCCTTTTATACAATTAAATCTGATTCAAAAATTCCTTTTAAATCAACTTCTGAAAGGAATCAAATCTTTGAAAAACGCCTTAAGCCTGCAAAAAACAGACTCTTTACACAAATTTGAAAGTTTTATGACAGAAACTGAAAGAGGGTTTTGAATCTCAAATCTAACTTCGCTGTATCAAAGCATTAGAACAAACAGACTATAAATCTATAAAGAGTAAACAATGAAAAAAAAACTAAGCCTGTTTTTAGCAATTTCTGCTATTACCATAAACTCCTTCGCGAATCTAAAACAGGAAGATCCTTCTTTGGTTTGGTTTAAAAAAGCAACCCAAACCATTCACTTTCAGTTAAACAAAGCGGCACAGACTTACCAGCCGGGAAAAAATCCACGTTCTGTGAATCCTAACGGAACGGTTAGACTGGCGGGCTTGACGGACTGGACAACCGGTTTTTTCCCGGGAAGTTTATGGTACGGCTACGAGCTTACGGGTGACAAAATTCTGGCCGATGAAGCTAAAAAGTTTACACTGGCTTTGGATTCTATTCGAAATATCAAAAACACACACGACGTAGGTTTTATGCTCTATTGTTCTTATGGAAATGCCTACAGAATTACTCACGACAAGATTTATCTTCCGGCATTAGCAGATGGTGCCGCTAATCTTTACGCCCGTTTTAGTCCAACCGTGGGAACCATTCGCTCCTGGGATTTTACCTGGCTGCACTATCCGGTGATTATCGACAATATGATGAATCTGGAATATTTGTATTGGAGTGCCAACGCTTTCAACAAACCTGAATACACCACTGCGGCCAATACCCATGCGCTGACCACCATAAAAAACCATTTTAGAAAAGATTACAGCTCGTATCATTTGGTCGATTACGATCTGAAAACGGGTAAAGTATTGCGTAAAGGAACGCATCAGGGTGTTACCGACGAATCGGCTTGGGCACGCGGTCAGGCTTGGGGATTATACGGATATACCATGTGTTATGCCAATACCAAAAATCCTAGGTTTTTACAGCAGGCTGAAAATATTGCTTCTTTTATTATGAATCATCCCCGCATGCCAAAAGACAAAATACCGGTTTGGGATTTTGACGTTCACAATGCTCTGGATACCGATGCCCTTGCACCAAGAGACGCTTCGGCAGCAGCTGTAATTGCTTCGGCATTGCTCGATTTGAGTACTCAGGTTAAAGACGGCAAAAAATATATAGATTATGCCGAAGACATTTTAAAATCCTTATCATCCGACACCTATCTGGCAAAACCGGGAGAAAACAGCTTCTTTTTGCTAAAACACAGTGTGGGAGCCTTTTTATACAATTCAGAAATTGACACTCCGCTTGACTATGCCGATTACTATTATTTGGAAGCCTTAAAAAGATATGCAGCTCTCAAAAAGATTGAAATATAGGATGTTGAGGTTAATGCAATAAGCTGTCTGCGAAAAGAAATAAAACATGAAGTCCTTATGGTTAAATATTAAAAAAAGAAAAAACTTACAAAAATAATCAGTAGTTTGCCAACCAATATTTTCACTGGTATTTTCTTAAAGTAATTTCCTAACCATATCGACTTCATTACGAACCCGCGAAACCTCTGATTTAAACGATCAGAAGTCTTGCGGGTTAGTTGCTAAGAATACAATAAATTACTAACTACTAATCTATTAATAACCACTCTTATGCACAAAAAATTCCTTTTATCCGTTGGGCTAATGGCCTTAGTTTTTAACTTTTCGTACGCTCAGTTGAGTGTTGTAAATGAGATTGCCGTCAAATATAGAAACTGGCTCACGGGCGAGAATCTCGATTATTCTAAAACAGAAGTCAACGAAAGATACAGTCGTTACCTCACTAATGGTATAGCCGCCAAAAACCTTTCCGCATATGACTTTACTAATCCGGGTCCGGCATGGAATTTTACGGTTAGTGCAGACCAAAATGCCTATCAGGTATTGGTGGAGCAAAAACTCATCCGATTGGTCTTTTTATACCAGTTGAAAGGATCAGCCACCAGTCCTAATCCTGACTATCACAGTACTGCACTGCGAGATGCTATCTTAGCACTTTTTAATTATATGAAAGCAAAAGGGATCAGCAGTACTACTGATTTTGCTTACCTCTCTATTCCCGCTACCGAAGAGGTTATCAGCAGTGGCCACGGGGTGTGTCTTCGTTCTTCGGGCTATGCTACTGCCGTTTTTTTAATGAAAGACGAACTGGTAGCTGCGGGAGAATTTGCACATCATTTGGGAGCGCTTAAAACGTTAACCGCTTTTATTGCTCCGGATTATCCTAATTTTAATTTTACCAATCCCGGTTTCAATTCAGATATTATCCGATCTTCAGTTCAGCAACGTCTTTGTTATGTACTCGCTCAGGATGATACTTCAGGCACAAAAGTTACAGATATGGATTTTCTGAAACGTTTTATTGACCATGCTCTCAAAATAAGCCATGGCTGGAACGACTGTATTAAACCTGATTTTATTACCTATCACCACAGAGGCGCTTATTCGAACTCGTATGGAGTAGATGCTCTACATCAGTCTTCGATTATGAATATGATGCTGAAAAATACAGCTTACGAACTAAGCAGTGAAGCACAAAGCAATCTAAAAAGTGCCATTTTAAACTACAGTAAATTCAGTAAAGGTTTTGAAATGCCTTTGGGGCTTGCCGGAAGATTCTTCACCAACACGGATGCGCTTAACGATTTACGACCTGCACTGGCATTTTTATACGTGGCCGACCCCGTAGCCAATCTGGAAGCAGGAAGAGAATTTGTTCGTCTTTGGGGGCTTTCTGCAACCGCTAATACCAATTTACTAAGACAAAATGCGTTATCGATCACATTGGTCTATACACCCGGCGGTGTTATGGACCTACTGCAAACTTTAAACTCGGGACTTAGCCCGCTTCCGGAAATAACCGAAGGACAGTTTAATTTTCCTTTTGCCGGTCTGAGCATCCACAAATACAATGGTTTTCAGGCGAGTGTAAAAGGGACGAGCAAACACATTTGGCATTTTGAGGATTCTGCCACAGAAAATGTTTTCGGAAGATATACTTCCGCTGGTGCTTTAGAATTACTAACCAGCGGAACTCCTGTGACCCGAAGCTCAAACGGTTATACCGAAAACGGATGGGATTGGTCTCATCTTCCCGGAACAACGGTTGCTTACCTTCCGTTACATGTACTTGAAACGGGTACTATGAGGGAAATGAACGGAAAATCGTTTCTGGCAGTCGGTTCTTTAGACCACAACGGTGTTTTTGGGATGGATTATAAAGATTACAATTCGGCTACCGGAATGACGGCGCTAAAATCTAATTTTTTCTTTAAAAATATGATTCTTTGTCTGGGTTCCAATATTAGAGATACAAACGGAACCTACCCTATTCATACCACTTTGTTTCAAACAGCACTTGCTAACACAGCAACAGCAACTTATATAAATGGCACCTCTACAACGGGCAATACGTTTACACTGACCCAAACGGGGGCTTTCTGGGCAACAGATGCCTTGGGCAATGGCTACGTTTTTCCCGCAAATTCAAGCAATGCGGATGCCATAACTGTTAACCGACTCGAACAAAACTCTCGTAACAACAGTAATACAGCCAATACGAGCGGCAATTTTACTACTGCTTTTATCAATCATGGTGTTGCACCGGTATCGGCCAAATTTCAATATGCTGTGGTGCTGCAAGGCGGCAAAACCGGTACACAGCAAGTGGCTGGTAATTTTGCTACTTATTTTAAAATCTATCATCAAAACAGTCAGGCACACATTGTACAATACTTGCCGGATGCTATATTTGGCTATGTTATTTTTACTCCGGTAACCGTATTTAGTTATGATGTAGTGGTAAGTGTAAACAAACCGGCGGCTGTGATGACTCAGAAAACGGACAATGGGAATAAGTTGAAAGTTAGCCTTACCAATCCAAATTTAGGATTGTTGGCATCTAATGAAACTTATACCTGGAGTCAGATTAGCAGTCAAAATTCCATTTTAAACAGAGTCGCACAAGCAGATCCGGTAAAATTAACGTTGGCGGGTCAGTGGCAACTTACAACACCTTCTTCCAATGTAACCGCCAATACTAATGGCACAAATACAGAAGTGACCTTCAACACCATAAACGGATTAACGATTCAAACAGAATTGGTAAAAACATCCTCCTTAGGAATCAATGATCCTTCTGAACAATCTTCAAAAGAGTTACAAGTGATCGTCGCTCCCAATCCTTCAAAGGCCGATTTCAAAATGAATGTTACAGGTGAACCGGGACTGGCTATTTTTGTAAATGTATTCGATACTTTGGGAAAACGTATCAACACCTTAAAATCAGATTACGGACAAACAATCAGTCTTGGAAGTGACTGGAGCCCGGGAATATACCTAGCTGAAATACGTCAGGGCAAACAAAAGAAAACCGTCAAACTAATGAAACAATAACAAACACTAATGAAAAATCTAACCAAAACAATAACCTTATTATTCCTGTTCACCACCTTTTATTTTTCCCATGCTCAGGAAAATCCCGTGAACAAGGAAAGTTTTAATGTGGTCAACCTGTACTATCCGGGCTTAGAAAAAGTAAATCAGCTTTACAATTCCGGCAAATACGATGAAGCCGCAAGAGCCTTGCTTACGTATTACCGCGAGCGAAAAAACATCAAAAATCCTGATTTTAATGTGGGTGATGAAGCCCGATTTAGAGGGAAAGATATCGGAAAAGCCAATCAATTAAAGGCCGATAATGCTTTATTGCATCAGTTTCAGCCTCACAAAGGTTATGGCTATTTTGATTACGGAACCGATATTAACTGGGATTTCTGGCCAGTCAAAGACAATGAAGTACGCTGGCAGCTTCACCGCGTTACCTGGTGGCAGCCCATGGGAATGGCTTACAGAAGCAGCGCCGACGAAAAATACGCCAAAGAATGGATCTTTCAATTTCGCGATTGGGAGAAGAAAAACTATTTAGGACGTTCAAAAGAAAACGATCAGATTGCCTGGCGTCCGTTAGAAGTATCAGAACGCATACAAAGCCTTCCGGGAACCTTCAATTTATTTGTGGTTTCGGCACATTTTACCCCTGCTTTTCTTATGGAATTCCTGAACAGTTTTTCGAAGCAGACGGCCTATATCCCTAAAAACTACAGCAAAGAAGGCAATCATTTATTATTTGAAGCACAGCGTGTTTTGGGAGCAGGAGCTTCTTTTCCCGAACTCAAAGCAGCGGAAGAATGG
It encodes the following:
- a CDS encoding amidohydrolase; translated protein: MSDNKINRKQFLRMGAAATGAALFSGISNTAMAHSLEEPENSTVTSKEYILTNVRLEDGFEYNEKKEVIATKTSLYNIHIGDGKIKNITTAKPDGKLKKVDAKGLLMLPGLRDMHIHIDKTFYGGKWNAAPRKGFTVKDMITLEQKIIPDLLVDSQYKAEQAIQLMKSQGSYFARCQCNIDPVSGLKSLEHLLKALDNNKDSFGWEIVAFPQHGILYSQSEPLLREAAKMGVDFIGGLDPTTVDGNMEKSLDTMFQIAIDHNKGIDIHLHESPPSGKSAIEYIIKKTEENKQLQGKTYISHGFALARMDPKDLEGIAEKTGALGIGVISTVPMGKTIMPIPTLKKYGVKLMTGTDSIVDHWMPFGTCDMLEKAKLCAQLYGWTDEYSLSRALHIATTNEILPLNDAGARVWPATGDDAHFILVKASCSAEAVARLPKREGVFFKGKMIAGQIGGL
- a CDS encoding beta-ketoacyl-ACP synthase III; the encoded protein is MNTTKASIIAIGGYVPETVLSNTDLEKRIDTTDEWITSRTGIKERRILDDPALATSDMASFAIKDLIKNYDINPLDIDCLILATSTPDHILTPAASLVCEKAGLKSAWGFDLNAACSGFLYALSVGASFVESGRYKNVIVVGADKMSSIVNYEDRNSCILFGDGAGAVLLQPTTDGRGIHQNIFRTDGTGAEFLSVRAGGSLLTTTEETIQNKQHFVHQEGRTVFKHAVRNMSGTSKELMEKASLTPEMVDWVIPHQANLRIIQAVSEEIGIDIEKFKVNIQRYGNTTAATIPLCLWDFKNDFKKGDNLVITAFGAGFSWGSMYIKW
- a CDS encoding helix-turn-helix domain-containing protein: MSKTAIPTLSVLNILGEQTFGITLFRHSVKGRNEFEQPHKHDFYLVFFVENGSGFHSVDFKQTKVSDYQIHFVGSGQVHNWSLDVNTNGFQLMISPEIMTVFSNLSQLPFFGQSSPFCLSLNKKDFQKVKNQLEEIESDLLKDDLLNKEIVLLRLHLLFKLLQKEYVVHFPDHDVAAKSEKIIKKFKALIEDHFTTEFSVNFYAGELNVTSNYLNILSQKFLNKSAGDVIKERTILEAKRLLISTDLSVKEIAYQLGFSDNGYFAKVFKKYIGKTPTDFKENYNLYHSYH
- a CDS encoding polysaccharide lyase family 8 super-sandwich domain-containing protein, which encodes MHKKFLLSVGLMALVFNFSYAQLSVVNEIAVKYRNWLTGENLDYSKTEVNERYSRYLTNGIAAKNLSAYDFTNPGPAWNFTVSADQNAYQVLVEQKLIRLVFLYQLKGSATSPNPDYHSTALRDAILALFNYMKAKGISSTTDFAYLSIPATEEVISSGHGVCLRSSGYATAVFLMKDELVAAGEFAHHLGALKTLTAFIAPDYPNFNFTNPGFNSDIIRSSVQQRLCYVLAQDDTSGTKVTDMDFLKRFIDHALKISHGWNDCIKPDFITYHHRGAYSNSYGVDALHQSSIMNMMLKNTAYELSSEAQSNLKSAILNYSKFSKGFEMPLGLAGRFFTNTDALNDLRPALAFLYVADPVANLEAGREFVRLWGLSATANTNLLRQNALSITLVYTPGGVMDLLQTLNSGLSPLPEITEGQFNFPFAGLSIHKYNGFQASVKGTSKHIWHFEDSATENVFGRYTSAGALELLTSGTPVTRSSNGYTENGWDWSHLPGTTVAYLPLHVLETGTMREMNGKSFLAVGSLDHNGVFGMDYKDYNSATGMTALKSNFFFKNMILCLGSNIRDTNGTYPIHTTLFQTALANTATATYINGTSTTGNTFTLTQTGAFWATDALGNGYVFPANSSNADAITVNRLEQNSRNNSNTANTSGNFTTAFINHGVAPVSAKFQYAVVLQGGKTGTQQVAGNFATYFKIYHQNSQAHIVQYLPDAIFGYVIFTPVTVFSYDVVVSVNKPAAVMTQKTDNGNKLKVSLTNPNLGLLASNETYTWSQISSQNSILNRVAQADPVKLTLAGQWQLTTPSSNVTANTNGTNTEVTFNTINGLTIQTELVKTSSLGINDPSEQSSKELQVIVAPNPSKADFKMNVTGEPGLAIFVNVFDTLGKRINTLKSDYGQTISLGSDWSPGIYLAEIRQGKQKKTVKLMKQ
- a CDS encoding glycoside hydrolase family 88 protein; amino-acid sequence: MKKKLSLFLAISAITINSFANLKQEDPSLVWFKKATQTIHFQLNKAAQTYQPGKNPRSVNPNGTVRLAGLTDWTTGFFPGSLWYGYELTGDKILADEAKKFTLALDSIRNIKNTHDVGFMLYCSYGNAYRITHDKIYLPALADGAANLYARFSPTVGTIRSWDFTWLHYPVIIDNMMNLEYLYWSANAFNKPEYTTAANTHALTTIKNHFRKDYSSYHLVDYDLKTGKVLRKGTHQGVTDESAWARGQAWGLYGYTMCYANTKNPRFLQQAENIASFIMNHPRMPKDKIPVWDFDVHNALDTDALAPRDASAAAVIASALLDLSTQVKDGKKYIDYAEDILKSLSSDTYLAKPGENSFFLLKHSVGAFLYNSEIDTPLDYADYYYLEALKRYAALKKIEI